The Simkania negevensis Z genome has a window encoding:
- a CDS encoding ParA family protein yields MKDKKAMKTITFCSFKGGTSKTSTALNLGACLAKFHEKKILLLDFDPQANLSVGLGIGADRLETMVPVLQRQVDIQSVIVDTSVPNLTLIPSNAYLDGIDRKHPLVNDQYAHERVRKELSKIEEEYDFCFIDTPPSLGWLTQSAFYASDYSIVCAIPEAYSIIALERLKEFFEAINENHRIDVLGVLLTFWNDKGAINDELLGSIEESFPQKILKSKVRRDIAVSRAVFEGVPVEDFDPTSRAANDYKVLAEEFLDRLSKVDLKAEEKVNV; encoded by the coding sequence ATGAAAGACAAGAAAGCTATGAAAACGATTACATTTTGTTCGTTTAAAGGCGGGACATCCAAAACGTCTACTGCTCTTAATTTGGGGGCGTGTTTGGCAAAATTCCACGAAAAAAAAATCCTATTATTAGACTTTGATCCACAAGCAAACCTCTCTGTTGGTTTAGGAATTGGGGCTGATCGACTGGAAACTATGGTTCCCGTTTTGCAAAGACAAGTTGATATCCAATCAGTAATTGTTGATACATCGGTTCCTAATCTCACATTGATCCCTTCAAATGCTTATCTAGATGGAATTGACAGGAAGCACCCACTCGTAAATGATCAATATGCTCATGAGCGCGTTAGAAAGGAGTTAAGCAAGATCGAAGAAGAGTATGATTTTTGTTTCATAGATACTCCGCCCTCGCTTGGATGGTTGACTCAATCGGCTTTCTATGCGTCTGATTATTCGATTGTTTGTGCTATACCTGAGGCATACAGCATTATCGCTCTAGAAAGACTGAAAGAGTTCTTTGAGGCAATTAATGAAAATCATCGTATAGATGTATTAGGTGTTCTTTTAACTTTTTGGAACGATAAGGGAGCTATCAACGATGAGCTGTTGGGTTCAATCGAAGAATCGTTTCCACAAAAAATCTTAAAGTCGAAAGTTAGAAGAGACATCGCTGTTTCCAGAGCTGTTTTTGAAGGGGTGCCGGTAGAAGATTTCGATCCAACTTCTAGAGCTGCGAATGATTATAAAGTTCTGGCTGAAGAGTTCCTGGATAGATTGTCTAAGGTCGATTTAAAAGCGGAGGAGAAAGTTAATGTCTAA